From Pontibacter actiniarum, a single genomic window includes:
- a CDS encoding cation diffusion facilitator family transporter, which produces MAHAHHNHQGGHGHHHHGASDNIKVAFFLNLAFTILEIFGGLWINSVAILSDALHDLGDSLSLGLAWYFEKLSKRGRNKKFTFGYKRFSLLGAVINSVVLLVGSFFILSEAVPRIWDPQEVNAPGMMGFAVLGIIANGAAVLRLQGGASLNERVVRLHLMEDVLGWVAVLIGGVILYFFDVPWIDPLLSVCITLYVLYNVVRNLRETMTILLQASPPHINTQDVEARLESIDDIRSVHDLHIWTLDGTYNVLSMHAVVKEELPMQQAKELKKRVRTAMSDMDIQHVTMELESPGEECTHQSKI; this is translated from the coding sequence ATGGCACACGCACACCACAACCACCAGGGCGGGCACGGGCACCATCACCACGGCGCCAGCGATAACATCAAAGTGGCTTTCTTCCTGAACCTCGCCTTCACCATACTGGAAATTTTTGGCGGCCTCTGGATAAACAGTGTCGCTATCCTGTCGGATGCCCTGCACGACCTCGGCGACTCCCTTTCGCTGGGCCTGGCCTGGTACTTTGAAAAGCTCTCCAAGCGCGGGCGCAACAAGAAGTTCACTTTCGGCTATAAGCGGTTTTCGCTGCTTGGGGCAGTCATCAACTCGGTAGTGCTGCTGGTTGGCTCATTCTTTATACTTTCGGAGGCGGTGCCGCGCATCTGGGACCCGCAGGAGGTAAACGCACCCGGCATGATGGGCTTTGCCGTGTTGGGCATTATAGCCAACGGGGCAGCGGTGCTGCGCCTGCAAGGGGGCGCCTCGCTAAACGAGCGCGTGGTGAGGCTGCACCTGATGGAGGACGTGCTGGGCTGGGTGGCCGTGCTGATAGGCGGTGTTATCCTTTACTTTTTCGACGTGCCCTGGATTGACCCGCTACTGTCGGTGTGCATCACGCTGTACGTGCTTTACAATGTGGTGCGTAACCTGCGCGAAACCATGACGATCCTGCTGCAGGCCTCCCCTCCCCATATTAACACCCAGGACGTGGAAGCCAGGCTCGAAAGTATAGACGACATCAGGTCGGTGCACGACCTGCACATCTGGACGCTGGACGGCACCTACAACGTGCTGTCGATGCATGCCGTGGTGAAGGAGGAGCTGCCGATGCAGCAGGCAAAGGAACTGAAAAAGCGGGTACGCACGGCCATGTCCGACATGGACATACAGCACGTAACCATGGAACTTGAAAGCCCTGGGGAAGAGTGCACCCACCAGAGCAAGATATGA
- a CDS encoding response regulator transcription factor: MKILLIEDEPKVASFIKKGLEEQTYEVEQAYDGTFGIKLALQHEYDLIILDIILPNMSGLDVCREIRRHNKTVSVLMLTALGTTDDKIIGLDAGADDYLTKPFEFKELLARIRALSRRTSEGATGEKIRIADLEMDVAKKTVTRGGKPVNLTAREFSLLHYLLRNQGRVVSRVDITEQVWETSFDTGSNVIDVYINFLRKKIDKAHDTKLIHTLVGMGYVLKEQDNA; this comes from the coding sequence ATGAAAATACTGCTGATCGAAGACGAGCCAAAGGTAGCCTCCTTTATAAAAAAGGGGCTGGAGGAGCAAACGTATGAGGTGGAACAGGCCTATGACGGCACTTTCGGCATAAAGCTGGCGCTGCAGCATGAGTACGACCTGATCATCCTGGACATCATCCTGCCCAACATGAGCGGCCTGGATGTGTGCCGCGAGATACGGAGGCACAACAAGACCGTTTCTGTCCTCATGCTGACGGCGCTGGGCACGACCGACGACAAGATTATCGGGCTGGATGCCGGTGCCGATGACTACCTGACCAAGCCTTTCGAGTTCAAGGAACTACTGGCCCGCATCCGGGCTTTGTCGCGCCGCACCAGCGAGGGCGCCACCGGAGAAAAAATCCGTATTGCCGACCTGGAGATGGACGTGGCGAAGAAAACAGTGACCCGTGGCGGTAAGCCCGTCAACCTCACGGCACGGGAGTTCTCGCTGCTGCACTACCTGCTGCGGAACCAGGGGCGCGTTGTGTCGCGCGTGGATATAACCGAGCAGGTCTGGGAAACTTCCTTCGACACGGGCAGCAACGTGATTGACGTGTACATCAACTTCCTCCGTAAAAAGATAGACAAGGCGCACGACACCAAGCTGATCCATACCTTGGTGGGCATGGGCTACGTGCTAAAAGAACAGGACAACGCATGA